The proteins below are encoded in one region of Fibrella aestuarina BUZ 2:
- the ribH gene encoding 6,7-dimethyl-8-ribityllumazine synthase: MSSADKNLSVFSAENLPTISQHRFALIVAEWNTDVTEALFQGAYDTLLRYGAQPENLVRGNVPGSFELTTAALWYAQRADIDAVICLGCVIQGETKHNDYINHAVAQGLTNVSLKTGKPVIFGVLTPNTQQQALDRAGGIHGNKGDEAAITAIKMVGLKSELAKE; encoded by the coding sequence ATGTCTTCTGCCGATAAGAACCTCAGTGTTTTCAGCGCTGAAAACCTGCCCACCATCAGTCAGCATCGGTTTGCGCTGATCGTCGCCGAATGGAATACCGACGTTACAGAAGCCCTTTTTCAGGGGGCCTACGATACGCTGTTGCGGTATGGCGCCCAGCCCGAAAACCTCGTCCGGGGCAACGTACCTGGCAGTTTTGAACTGACGACCGCCGCGCTTTGGTACGCGCAACGCGCCGACATCGACGCGGTGATCTGCCTGGGCTGCGTGATTCAGGGCGAAACCAAGCACAACGACTATATCAACCACGCCGTCGCGCAGGGGTTGACCAACGTATCGCTAAAAACCGGTAAGCCCGTCATCTTCGGCGTGCTGACCCCCAACACCCAGCAGCAGGCCCTCGACCGGGCGGGCGGCATCCACGGCAACAAAGGCGACGAAGCCGCCATCACCGCCATCAAAATGGTGGGCCTAAAGAGTGAACTAGCGAAAGAGTAA
- a CDS encoding aspartate kinase, which translates to MHVWKFGGTSVGKPERMHSIRNLITSESNRKVIVLSALSGTTNALLSIGESLKSGQHDEASEKIEHLKAHYDTFLRDLFKTSDGLAAGQRVVENEFSFIRSLTKIRPFTLKQEKELVAEGELLSTQMFAAYLAEEGVSSVLLPALEFMRIDADNEPELGLIEQNLRQMLRDHEDKQIIVTQGFICRNPRGEVDNLKRGGSDYTASLIGGAIRADEIQIWTDIDGMHNNDPRIVKKTFPIRELTFEEAAELAYFGAKILHPSTITPAKLRGVPVRLKNTMDPDAPGTLIADRTSPTAAADDDQVFKAIAAKDGITALYIHSTRMLNAYGFLRRIFEIFEKYKTPIDLIATSEVSVSVTIDNTDNLAAIQEELGKFCELEEPDYDQTIVCIVGNFSSDQPDIAARVLNAMKGIPIRMISYGGTEHNISLLMHGRYKNDALNALNSGLFGL; encoded by the coding sequence ATGCACGTCTGGAAATTCGGTGGTACCTCGGTGGGGAAGCCTGAGCGGATGCATTCCATCCGGAACCTGATTACATCTGAGTCAAACCGTAAGGTGATTGTTTTGTCGGCGCTGTCGGGCACGACCAACGCGCTGCTGTCGATTGGCGAATCGCTGAAAAGCGGTCAGCACGACGAAGCGTCGGAGAAGATCGAACACCTCAAAGCCCACTATGACACGTTTCTGCGCGACCTGTTCAAGACATCAGACGGGCTGGCGGCGGGGCAGCGGGTGGTCGAAAATGAGTTTTCGTTTATCCGGTCGCTGACCAAGATCCGGCCGTTCACGCTGAAGCAGGAGAAAGAACTCGTGGCCGAGGGCGAACTGCTGAGCACGCAGATGTTTGCGGCGTATCTGGCCGAAGAAGGTGTATCGTCGGTGTTGCTGCCCGCGCTGGAGTTCATGCGGATCGACGCCGATAACGAACCCGAACTGGGCCTAATCGAGCAGAATCTGCGCCAGATGCTCCGCGACCACGAAGACAAGCAGATCATCGTGACGCAGGGCTTCATCTGCCGGAACCCACGCGGCGAAGTCGATAACCTCAAACGCGGTGGTTCCGACTACACGGCCTCGCTGATCGGGGGCGCGATCCGGGCCGACGAAATCCAGATCTGGACCGACATCGATGGGATGCATAATAACGACCCGCGCATCGTGAAAAAGACCTTTCCGATTCGGGAACTGACGTTTGAAGAGGCGGCCGAGCTGGCTTACTTCGGCGCCAAAATCCTGCACCCCAGCACCATCACGCCGGCCAAACTGCGGGGGGTACCCGTGCGTCTGAAAAATACGATGGACCCCGACGCGCCAGGTACGTTGATTGCCGACCGCACCAGTCCAACGGCCGCTGCGGATGACGATCAGGTATTCAAGGCCATAGCTGCCAAAGACGGGATCACGGCGCTCTACATCCATTCAACCCGAATGTTGAACGCCTACGGGTTCCTGCGCCGTATTTTCGAGATCTTTGAGAAGTACAAAACGCCCATCGACCTGATTGCTACGTCGGAAGTGTCGGTGTCGGTCACAATCGACAATACCGATAACCTGGCGGCCATTCAGGAGGAGTTGGGCAAATTCTGTGAGCTGGAAGAACCTGACTACGACCAGACGATCGTCTGCATCGTGGGGAATTTCAGTTCCGATCAGCCCGATATTGCGGCGCGAGTGCTGAACGCCATGAAAGGCATTCCAATTCGGATGATTTCGTACGGCGGCACCGAGCACAACATTTCGTTGCTGATGCACGGCCGCTATAAAAATGACGCCCTAAACGCGCTGAACTCCGGGCTGTTTGGGCTGTAG
- a CDS encoding RagB/SusD family nutrient uptake outer membrane protein, whose protein sequence is MKRSSFLRSLNGAFTIASTTAFLLGVSGCQQTYLNPSAAVQPQVTGSADGLITVCNALQYRYSTGGAASVIYTAMAAGGLTTNELLVKNAGNSEELALSQGQANINNTNGVLRTLWTQCNLVKANANLVLSNLGVVGDAGTKSGIQAYAAIFRALSLGTLAQFYQSVPVQVGDNAPFVDRVQVFREAVSGLEAAAAQVTSAPVSANFSSKIVAGIDIPNTLQALIARYSLLAGDYDKAIAAAAKVDLTKRSVFNFDDTNRNPVFFTAFGNVNVIEPTNSVLGLSGALAPAAGDKRLAVYIRQTPVSTLNLGTGFYTANGTAVPVYLPGEMLLIQAEAYARKNDLGNAVAQLNKVLTKTAAQDAFNVGAGLPAYSGAQTADAVLLEILRNRNVELAYQGFRLEDNRRFGRPGPGATGSERNRNFMPYPRVERDNNTSTPADPAN, encoded by the coding sequence ATGAAACGATCTTCCTTTCTTCGCTCGCTCAACGGGGCTTTCACCATAGCTTCCACCACAGCTTTCCTGCTGGGCGTTAGCGGCTGCCAGCAAACGTACCTGAACCCCAGCGCCGCCGTCCAACCGCAGGTTACCGGCTCAGCCGATGGCCTCATCACGGTCTGCAATGCGCTTCAGTACCGGTACTCGACGGGGGGCGCGGCCAGCGTGATTTACACGGCGATGGCCGCCGGTGGCCTGACGACGAACGAATTGCTCGTGAAAAACGCCGGTAACTCGGAAGAACTGGCCCTGAGCCAGGGACAGGCCAACATCAACAACACGAACGGGGTGCTGCGCACGCTCTGGACGCAGTGTAATCTAGTGAAGGCCAACGCCAACCTGGTGCTGAGCAACCTGGGCGTGGTGGGCGACGCCGGCACGAAAAGCGGCATTCAGGCCTACGCCGCCATCTTCCGGGCCTTGTCGCTGGGTACGTTGGCGCAGTTCTACCAGTCTGTGCCGGTGCAGGTGGGCGACAATGCGCCGTTCGTTGATCGGGTGCAGGTGTTTCGGGAGGCTGTCAGTGGGCTGGAGGCCGCCGCTGCGCAGGTAACCTCGGCACCGGTTTCGGCCAATTTTTCGAGCAAAATCGTGGCCGGTATCGACATTCCCAATACACTACAGGCCTTGATTGCCCGCTACAGCCTGCTGGCCGGTGACTACGACAAAGCCATTGCCGCCGCCGCCAAGGTCGACCTGACCAAGCGATCGGTCTTCAATTTCGACGATACCAACCGCAACCCGGTGTTTTTCACGGCCTTCGGTAACGTCAACGTAATCGAACCGACCAACAGTGTGCTGGGCCTATCGGGGGCTTTGGCGCCGGCAGCAGGCGACAAACGGCTGGCCGTGTACATCCGGCAAACGCCCGTTTCGACGCTGAACCTCGGCACGGGCTTTTACACCGCCAACGGCACCGCCGTTCCGGTCTACCTGCCCGGTGAAATGCTCCTGATTCAGGCCGAAGCTTACGCCCGTAAGAATGATTTAGGTAACGCCGTTGCGCAACTGAACAAAGTGCTGACTAAGACCGCCGCCCAGGATGCCTTCAATGTCGGCGCCGGGTTACCGGCCTATTCGGGTGCCCAGACAGCCGACGCCGTGCTACTCGAAATCCTGCGGAACCGGAACGTCGAGCTGGCGTATCAAGGATTCCGCCTGGAAGACAACCGTCGGTTTGGACGCCCAGGGCCGGGGGCTACGGGTAGCGAACGCAACCGAAATTTCATGCCGTATCCCCGCGTCGAGCGCGACAACAATACCAGCACCCCCGCCGACCCGGCCAACTAG
- a CDS encoding pyridoxine 5'-phosphate synthase — protein sequence MTRLSVNINKIATIRNARGGNNPNLVQVALDCERFGAQGITVHPRPDERHIRYQDVLDLHAVVTTEFNIEGNPDERFIELVKRVKPAQVTLVPDAPDAITSNAGWDTIRHADHLRRLIDTFKEDGIRVSIFVDADERMVEGAKAVGTDRIELYTEPYATQYPSDREAAVAPFVQAARKVQELGLGLNAGHDLSLENLRFFASNVPGLLEVSIGHALICDALYFGLENTIQLYRRELTTAE from the coding sequence ATGACCCGCTTATCCGTCAACATCAACAAAATCGCCACGATTCGTAACGCCCGCGGCGGCAACAACCCCAATCTGGTGCAGGTCGCGCTGGATTGTGAACGGTTTGGGGCACAGGGCATCACCGTGCACCCGCGCCCCGACGAACGCCACATCCGATATCAGGATGTGCTCGATCTACACGCGGTCGTCACGACGGAGTTCAACATCGAAGGCAACCCCGATGAACGGTTCATCGAACTGGTCAAACGGGTAAAACCCGCGCAGGTAACCCTTGTGCCTGACGCCCCCGACGCCATCACGTCCAATGCCGGCTGGGACACCATTCGCCACGCCGATCACCTGCGGCGCCTCATCGACACGTTCAAGGAAGACGGTATTCGGGTGTCGATTTTCGTGGATGCCGACGAACGGATGGTGGAAGGCGCCAAAGCTGTCGGGACCGACCGCATCGAACTCTACACCGAGCCCTACGCGACCCAGTATCCGTCCGATCGCGAAGCAGCCGTTGCACCCTTTGTGCAGGCGGCCCGGAAGGTGCAGGAATTGGGGTTGGGTCTCAACGCGGGCCATGACCTAAGTCTGGAAAACCTCCGTTTCTTCGCCAGCAACGTACCTGGCCTGCTGGAAGTATCGATCGGGCACGCCCTCATCTGCGACGCGCTTTATTTCGGCCTGGAAAATACCATTCAGCTTTACCGGCGTGAATTAACGACTGCGGAATAA
- a CDS encoding sugar phosphate isomerase/epimerase family protein, which produces MAHRSFSRRQALATLGTAALGTPALARSGTLPAVATSPFAPSLAPKAPFTLCLNMSTIMGHKLGFARELETAAKAGFESVEIWVNSLQEFLKTNSPSQARLRLTDLGLTAENAIGFAPWIVDDTAARQKGLDQMKREMEQLAQIGCKRVAAPPVGAQTPDAPLLDLHRVAERYHALLELGKQMGVTPQLELWGFAKNLNRLSDVLFVAAEANHPNARLLLDIYHLYKGGSGLTALPLVGKPAVEVFHVNDYPATLTPAQITDADRVFPGDGVAPIRDALAMIKNPDRPVVLSLEVFNKGYYAQPADVVAKTAYQKMRALIS; this is translated from the coding sequence ATGGCTCATCGCTCCTTTTCCCGCCGTCAGGCGCTTGCTACCCTTGGCACTGCCGCTCTTGGCACCCCCGCTCTTGCTCGCTCAGGTACGTTGCCCGCCGTGGCTACTTCCCCTTTCGCGCCGTCGCTGGCGCCCAAAGCGCCCTTTACGCTCTGCCTCAATATGAGCACGATCATGGGGCATAAGCTGGGGTTTGCCCGCGAACTCGAAACGGCCGCTAAAGCGGGTTTTGAGTCGGTCGAAATCTGGGTGAACAGCTTGCAGGAATTCCTGAAGACGAATTCGCCATCCCAAGCCCGGTTGCGCCTTACCGATTTGGGGCTGACGGCCGAAAACGCCATTGGCTTTGCACCCTGGATTGTCGATGATACTGCCGCCCGCCAGAAAGGCCTCGATCAGATGAAGCGGGAAATGGAACAACTGGCGCAGATCGGCTGCAAGCGGGTAGCGGCCCCGCCGGTAGGTGCTCAAACGCCCGACGCCCCCCTGCTCGATCTGCACCGGGTGGCCGAACGCTACCACGCCCTGCTCGAACTGGGCAAGCAGATGGGCGTAACGCCTCAACTCGAACTGTGGGGCTTTGCCAAAAACCTCAACCGGCTCTCCGACGTGCTGTTTGTGGCTGCTGAAGCGAACCACCCCAACGCCCGGCTGCTGCTCGACATCTATCACCTTTACAAAGGCGGCTCGGGCCTGACGGCTCTGCCCCTGGTGGGCAAACCGGCCGTCGAGGTGTTTCACGTCAACGATTATCCGGCCACGCTCACGCCCGCTCAGATTACCGATGCCGACCGCGTTTTTCCCGGCGACGGCGTAGCGCCCATCCGCGACGCGCTGGCGATGATCAAAAACCCCGACCGGCCCGTGGTGCTCTCGCTCGAAGTTTTCAACAAAGGCTATTACGCCCAGCCCGCCGACGTAGTTGCTAAAACGGCCTACCAGAAAATGCGCGCGCTGATTAGCTGA
- a CDS encoding tetratricopeptide repeat protein produces the protein MSKKNTGLEFIEDPDALAGKLEKAEDFFETNRNLIFGVIGALVLGVAGFFGYRYFKSVQDEEGQNKLFAAVYKFEQDSLKAALSGTKQYPGLVAVADDYSGTNAGNLAHFYAGAALLKDGKYDQAIEQLEDFSSSDLLVQARAYALIGDAYMEKKSFSEAADYYQKAADYKPNKFFTPAYLMKLAVAYEQAKDNAKAIETYQQILDKYADAAEAANAKKYKSLLEAQSGE, from the coding sequence ATGAGCAAGAAGAACACGGGTTTAGAGTTCATTGAAGACCCGGATGCGTTGGCCGGTAAACTAGAGAAGGCTGAAGATTTTTTTGAGACAAACCGCAACCTCATCTTCGGGGTGATCGGTGCGTTGGTGCTGGGCGTGGCTGGTTTCTTCGGGTATCGCTACTTCAAGAGTGTACAGGATGAAGAAGGACAGAACAAACTGTTTGCCGCCGTGTACAAGTTTGAACAGGACTCGCTGAAGGCCGCGTTGAGCGGTACAAAGCAGTATCCCGGTCTGGTGGCCGTTGCAGATGATTACAGCGGCACGAACGCGGGTAATCTGGCGCATTTCTACGCGGGTGCTGCCCTGCTGAAAGACGGCAAGTATGACCAGGCCATCGAACAGCTGGAAGATTTCAGCTCGTCGGATCTGTTGGTGCAGGCTCGTGCCTATGCGCTGATCGGCGATGCCTACATGGAAAAGAAAAGCTTTTCTGAAGCGGCCGACTATTACCAGAAAGCGGCCGACTATAAGCCAAACAAGTTCTTCACCCCGGCTTACCTGATGAAGCTCGCCGTGGCGTATGAGCAGGCGAAAGACAATGCCAAGGCAATCGAGACGTACCAGCAGATTCTGGACAAGTATGCCGATGCGGCCGAGGCGGCTAATGCCAAAAAATATAAATCCCTGCTCGAAGCGCAAAGCGGCGAGTAG
- a CDS encoding SusC/RagA family TonB-linked outer membrane protein: MKHAYATCSHRLQRWLLWFLCLLLATPMALAQSVTKYTIKGSVTDFNGQPLSGVSVRLSDEPIGTITTLDGSYKLSFEAPTGVRRLVFSSVGFISIQENLVLTGNANLTINARLADANGTLNEVVVIASTISAPKRELGNQISTVKASDLAQSGTSGLLNSLQGKVPGAQIVQNSGDPAGSISVRLRGIKSLSGSSDPLYIVDGVIVSNQSANVSQLAAGSQIGSANAGQNRLADINPNDIESLNVINGAAAAAQYGSRAANGVVLITTKRGRAGTPRFTFSTSFSMNELRKSVPVNMVNKTFGNTQQRLYTIQTFNSQTLRDDALKLNPASTFATIYRDGSTNQLLSNVVDNVPRYNYFDQIFQTGYGTENALSVSGGSENTKYIMSLGQMTNQGIVKGTDFTRYNVRARIDQRLAPWLNASLGLQYVNSFSNEKANGNVFYSPINSVNIVNNIYDITQRDSEGNLKAVEGPRVNPLSTIEDMKFTQSTNRAISDLQLTATPFAGLTIKGILGIDAYGQVGQNYIRPYPYVAQAALGANLFPQGFAATGNNAVFQYNADLTAAYERSLGKSLSLNAIVGYNYQYFRSDYSVAQGQGITPFIETVSGATNSYITTYSLDRFNLGGYFGQATLGYKYMAYLTAAVRVDQSSKFDPSVINQTYPKLSGSVIVSDFDFWKNLAFSKTMSELKLRASYGAAGNLSGVGSYSRFYQFAPPAGGYLGKNTLVPGAQLANPLVRPERMTEFEAGVDIGLLDNRVNLSFTTYNQQISDLVVQRDLAPTTGGTSIVTNVGTMENKGIELMVNATPISLPNFTWDVTAIFSRNRNKVLSLGSPIITIDNVAGAPVTLLQGQPVGVFFGTGYARRADGTLINTVDGFPQSERAVSQAVGSVDYVPARTSDGQVEVAGRPTANIIIGNPNPKWTGSFGTKLTYKKLGLNVLFETVQGFDIFNADKRTRQGVGLGDFAARELTGDLKRGYIFAIYNMQEWRIDDGSFTKLRELSLSYNLPELIKGVNNINIALVGRNLISWDKYNGFDPETNAGGSNDLFRGVDFGNVPIPRTYQLKVTANF, translated from the coding sequence ATGAAACACGCCTACGCGACGTGCAGCCACCGTTTGCAGCGGTGGCTTCTGTGGTTTCTGTGCCTGCTGCTCGCCACCCCGATGGCGCTGGCGCAGAGTGTCACGAAATATACTATCAAAGGCAGTGTAACCGACTTCAACGGGCAGCCGCTATCCGGGGTTTCCGTCCGCCTGAGTGATGAACCAATCGGGACGATCACTACGCTCGATGGTTCTTACAAACTCTCGTTTGAAGCCCCCACGGGCGTACGACGGCTGGTGTTTTCATCGGTGGGGTTCATTTCTATTCAGGAAAATCTGGTGCTGACGGGCAACGCCAACCTAACCATCAACGCCCGTCTGGCCGACGCCAATGGCACGCTCAACGAGGTGGTGGTGATTGCCTCGACGATCTCGGCCCCGAAGCGGGAGCTGGGCAACCAGATCAGCACGGTAAAAGCGTCTGACCTGGCGCAGTCGGGCACGAGCGGCCTGCTCAACTCGCTACAGGGCAAGGTGCCGGGCGCGCAGATCGTGCAGAACTCCGGCGATCCGGCGGGCTCGATCTCGGTGCGGCTGCGGGGCATTAAATCGCTGTCGGGGTCGTCTGACCCGCTTTACATCGTCGATGGGGTGATTGTCTCGAACCAGAGCGCCAACGTCTCGCAACTGGCGGCGGGTTCGCAGATTGGCTCGGCCAACGCCGGGCAGAACCGTCTGGCCGACATCAACCCGAACGACATCGAAAGCCTGAACGTGATCAACGGGGCGGCGGCGGCGGCTCAATATGGCTCGCGGGCGGCCAACGGCGTGGTGCTCATTACAACCAAACGCGGCCGAGCGGGTACACCCCGCTTTACGTTCAGTACGTCGTTCAGCATGAACGAACTGCGCAAATCGGTACCGGTCAACATGGTCAACAAGACCTTCGGCAACACCCAGCAGCGATTGTACACCATCCAGACGTTCAACTCGCAGACCCTGCGCGACGACGCGCTAAAGCTGAACCCAGCCAGCACGTTTGCTACCATCTACCGCGACGGCAGCACTAACCAACTGCTCTCGAACGTGGTCGACAACGTACCCCGCTACAACTACTTCGACCAGATTTTCCAGACGGGCTACGGTACCGAAAACGCGCTGTCGGTATCGGGCGGGAGTGAGAACACCAAATACATTATGTCGCTGGGCCAGATGACCAATCAGGGGATTGTCAAAGGCACCGACTTCACCCGCTACAACGTGCGCGCCCGGATCGATCAGCGGCTGGCTCCCTGGCTCAACGCCTCGCTGGGATTGCAGTATGTCAACAGCTTTTCCAATGAGAAAGCCAATGGCAATGTGTTCTACAGCCCTATTAACTCGGTCAACATTGTCAACAACATTTATGATATCACCCAACGCGACTCGGAAGGTAACCTGAAAGCGGTGGAGGGGCCGCGGGTCAATCCGCTCTCGACCATCGAAGACATGAAGTTTACGCAGTCGACCAACCGCGCCATCAGCGACCTGCAACTGACCGCCACGCCGTTTGCCGGGCTGACGATTAAGGGCATTCTGGGTATTGATGCCTACGGGCAGGTGGGCCAGAACTACATCCGGCCTTACCCCTACGTGGCGCAGGCAGCCTTGGGCGCCAACCTCTTTCCGCAGGGGTTTGCCGCCACGGGTAACAACGCCGTTTTCCAGTACAACGCTGACCTAACCGCCGCCTACGAACGGAGCCTCGGCAAAAGCCTGTCCCTGAACGCCATCGTCGGCTATAACTACCAGTATTTCCGCTCTGATTACTCGGTGGCGCAGGGGCAGGGGATTACGCCGTTTATCGAAACCGTCAGCGGGGCGACCAACAGCTACATCACGACGTACAGCCTCGACCGCTTCAACCTGGGCGGTTACTTCGGGCAGGCTACGCTGGGCTACAAGTACATGGCCTACCTGACGGCCGCCGTGCGGGTCGATCAGTCGTCGAAGTTTGATCCGTCGGTAATTAATCAGACGTACCCGAAGCTGAGTGGCTCGGTAATCGTGTCGGACTTCGATTTCTGGAAGAATCTGGCGTTTAGCAAAACCATGTCAGAACTGAAGCTGCGCGCCAGCTACGGGGCAGCGGGCAACCTGTCGGGGGTAGGCAGCTACAGCCGGTTCTATCAGTTTGCGCCACCGGCGGGTGGGTATCTGGGCAAAAACACGCTCGTACCGGGTGCGCAGCTGGCCAACCCCCTCGTTCGGCCCGAGCGCATGACCGAATTTGAAGCCGGGGTCGACATTGGCCTGCTCGATAACCGCGTCAACCTGAGCTTCACAACCTACAATCAGCAGATCAGCGACCTGGTGGTGCAACGCGATCTCGCCCCTACCACGGGTGGTACGAGCATCGTTACCAACGTGGGCACGATGGAAAACAAAGGTATCGAACTGATGGTCAACGCGACGCCCATCAGCCTGCCTAACTTCACGTGGGACGTAACGGCCATTTTCAGCCGCAACCGCAACAAGGTGCTCTCGCTGGGTAGCCCCATCATCACCATCGACAACGTGGCGGGGGCACCCGTAACGCTGTTGCAGGGGCAGCCGGTGGGTGTTTTCTTCGGAACAGGCTATGCCCGTCGCGCCGATGGTACGCTCATCAACACGGTCGATGGCTTCCCGCAGTCAGAACGGGCCGTATCGCAGGCAGTAGGTTCGGTCGATTACGTACCCGCCCGCACGTCGGATGGGCAGGTCGAGGTGGCGGGGCGACCAACGGCCAACATCATCATCGGCAACCCCAATCCGAAGTGGACGGGCTCGTTTGGTACCAAGCTGACGTACAAAAAACTGGGGCTGAACGTGTTGTTTGAAACGGTGCAGGGCTTCGACATTTTCAACGCCGACAAACGGACCCGGCAGGGCGTGGGACTAGGCGATTTTGCCGCCCGCGAACTAACCGGCGACCTGAAACGCGGCTACATCTTCGCCATCTACAACATGCAGGAGTGGCGAATCGACGACGGCTCGTTTACCAAACTGCGCGAGCTGTCGCTTAGCTATAACCTGCCCGAACTGATCAAAGGCGTCAACAACATCAACATCGCGCTGGTGGGTCGCAACCTGATTTCGTGGGATAAATACAACGGCTTCGACCCCGAGACCAATGCGGGTGGATCCAACGACCTGTTCCGGGGCGTCGACTTTGGGAACGTACCCATCCCGCGCACGTATCAGCTTAAAGTGACGGCCAATTTCTAA
- a CDS encoding HEPN domain-containing protein, translating to MRKSKAETIAYRLAKARQDQADAGTLSTVGSWNGAVNRLYYAAFHAVSALLLQQDIVVKSHVGAKGLFELHFIKTGRIDRKWSKFYTRLFENRNDSDYEDFAVFTADDVLPLIPETDELIGLINALIQEN from the coding sequence ATGAGAAAAAGCAAAGCGGAAACGATTGCTTATCGGCTGGCTAAGGCTAGGCAGGACCAAGCCGATGCGGGAACCTTGAGCACCGTCGGAAGCTGGAATGGGGCCGTAAACCGGCTTTATTACGCCGCGTTTCATGCCGTCTCTGCTTTACTGTTGCAACAGGATATTGTCGTGAAATCGCATGTTGGTGCCAAGGGATTGTTTGAGCTTCATTTTATTAAAACAGGAAGGATAGACAGAAAATGGTCGAAATTTTATACTCGACTTTTTGAGAATCGCAACGACAGCGATTACGAAGACTTTGCTGTCTTCACGGCTGATGATGTGTTGCCGCTGATTCCGGAAACTGACGAACTTATCGGGCTGATCAACGCCCTGATTCAAGAGAACTAA
- the mnmH gene encoding tRNA 2-selenouridine(34) synthase MnmH produces MPLAVDDFLNQGQTLPVLDVRSPGEFAHAHIPGAVNMPLFDNAERAEIGTIYKQVGRDAAVLRGLELVGPKMADFVRQAQALNPAGREVLVHCWRGGMRSGSMAWLLNTAGIRAQTLEGGYKAYRNTVLTGLAQPRQVLVLGGKTGSGKTDVLKQLAALGEQVIDLEGLAHHKGSSYGAIGQLPQPSTEQYENRVFDHYRHLDPTKRVWIEDESRSVGKCFVPMSLWQQMQTAPVAFIDVPRAVRVERLVREYTGIDHTLLVEATERIRKRLGGQAYKDAIDALNRGDYATVADLTLNYYDKAYLHSLNQRDKSSVSPIPIATDDPTQTAQKLIAWADANVPNGVFP; encoded by the coding sequence ATGCCACTTGCTGTCGACGACTTCCTGAATCAGGGCCAGACACTGCCCGTGCTCGACGTACGTTCGCCGGGGGAGTTCGCCCACGCCCACATACCCGGTGCCGTAAACATGCCCCTGTTCGACAACGCCGAACGGGCCGAAATCGGCACCATCTACAAACAGGTGGGGCGCGATGCCGCCGTGTTGCGCGGGCTGGAACTGGTGGGTCCCAAAATGGCTGATTTCGTGCGGCAGGCGCAGGCCCTTAACCCGGCCGGGCGCGAGGTACTGGTGCATTGCTGGCGCGGTGGCATGCGATCGGGCTCGATGGCCTGGCTGCTCAACACGGCGGGGATTCGGGCGCAGACGCTGGAAGGAGGCTACAAAGCCTACCGCAACACCGTACTGACCGGTCTGGCGCAGCCGAGGCAGGTGCTGGTGTTGGGCGGAAAAACGGGTTCGGGCAAAACCGACGTGCTGAAACAACTGGCCGCGCTGGGCGAACAGGTGATTGATCTGGAAGGGCTGGCGCACCACAAGGGGTCATCTTACGGGGCCATTGGCCAACTACCCCAACCGTCGACGGAGCAATACGAGAATCGGGTATTCGACCACTACCGCCACCTCGATCCGACGAAGCGGGTGTGGATCGAAGATGAAAGTCGTAGTGTGGGCAAATGCTTCGTGCCGATGTCGCTCTGGCAGCAGATGCAGACGGCTCCGGTCGCGTTTATCGACGTACCCAGAGCCGTGCGCGTGGAGCGACTGGTGCGCGAATACACGGGTATCGACCACACGCTGCTGGTCGAAGCGACCGAACGGATTCGGAAGCGGCTGGGCGGGCAGGCTTACAAAGACGCCATCGACGCCTTGAATCGGGGCGATTACGCCACCGTGGCCGACCTCACGCTTAACTACTACGACAAGGCCTATTTGCATAGCCTTAATCAGCGCGACAAAAGCAGTGTTTCGCCCATACCTATCGCCACCGACGATCCCACCCAAACTGCCCAGAAATTAATCGCCTGGGCTGATGCGAACGTACCTAACGGAGTGTTTCCGTAA
- a CDS encoding nucleotidyltransferase domain-containing protein yields the protein MTRQAFIQAVKQVIQQIDPQAEVWLFGSQARGDARPDSDWDFLMLTDMPVDRRFKYAVWDRLNDLELDAERVISTRIHNKTQWHQLAVTDLYQTVQQEGKRL from the coding sequence ATGACCAGGCAGGCCTTCATACAAGCGGTAAAGCAGGTGATCCAACAGATCGATCCTCAAGCGGAGGTATGGCTGTTTGGCTCGCAGGCCCGAGGCGATGCCCGCCCCGACTCCGATTGGGATTTCCTGATGCTGACGGATATGCCGGTCGATCGGCGGTTTAAATATGCCGTTTGGGATCGGTTGAATGACCTCGAATTGGATGCCGAACGAGTGATCAGTACACGGATTCACAACAAGACACAGTGGCACCAATTGGCGGTAACAGATTTATACCAGACTGTGCAGCAGGAAGGTAAGAGGCTATGA